A single genomic interval of Heteronotia binoei isolate CCM8104 ecotype False Entrance Well chromosome 11, APGP_CSIRO_Hbin_v1, whole genome shotgun sequence harbors:
- the SHROOM4 gene encoding protein Shroom4, giving the protein MARPAGEEAQSRRRESPTASRLLVSFQYVHVQLGGGAPWGFTLRGGLEHGEPLIVSKVEDGGKAALSQKMRPGDELVNINGTPLYGSRQEALILIKGSYRTLKMIIRRRNVPVIRPHSWHLAKLSEVRTETATMHFPADAFSLSWHSGCDTSDLPLPWNPLSRHCSTDKSSSLGSMESLDQPGQTYYEGSLSPIDQAMYQNKRDSAYSSFSASSNTSDSALRPEENSSTEYIQQGQLPEPRYLQTGSDGSETSGTASLPFLGSQLNPTAKPASCTQESHFPSSAKAFAPPQPPVRQDSLRACNPSPASTETQGALPQADSLHPKGRWTSDISLSLRSRDPEGTCRQLASASHTKESLPTDQYYLLSSHTESHQPMERGAQSMESLLNEEVPGVPPPEEPAQGMDSKESEAELGSCNNISPFPWKDCWSGQLAHRHSAPEQLLAAQLQALKVAHSPEGPQWTVSPLHVESKTPRTQESWQTQGRSCPNPTGQAQEPDLCSVSGERSWSPKSCHAVPERPRSASVELPSSLLMQPSGDANSGPKAVLVMDASTKEEGQDSEGSRPATRKGGSAPHRSAQMRRRSDRFATNLRNEIQWRKAQLQKAKGSAMLLYGEEPVPETEEPPDSPTAPAPSPPPPSAPFPPAFPAESRPHRTAGPKRWGSELSVLRGEVVSQSPDWVPPESKWKAPLPDPEKPLAALPLPSGGRGRWRWSPEHKLQPHSLSPQGPEPGSPSRPPEESGLLPFADRRKFFEETSKAPASAHVASRHGRPVGPHPRGVEQNAFQPVSSEHRDQRRHSMDHSYGPPSSPPVYPEFRSEVSGFYKPLARHRDSECWRSLPCACATREACAYCCGERCPALLQRNMQVPSSHCTHRCHPRPWARCSDCCCQAQHKLLEDGAPWPARKTYPPEFPMEDWEPPAMNRKNSQSMSELAQQKMGFVRVSPIWPCSENIEQEWAPFCRALSTHSLSWDCERQGRAAEIPACEESAAEPCKHPLRERAYSESHLCGEAGSASRRQRQEAPLAKLEELPFPARKKGPPPPRPPPPKWEKYHPRRASHQQLLPPEAGLSAVLEDPCSSSQNSTDMARQRSQSLPLEQLWGNAAQESQPRPQGTASPTEHSNLHYYCHGSPRRTPEWPTPELSGESDSSRPASSLAEEAKSEPLWDKEQNAVSSRGPELPRASPSSLSSKEYEAAQEGAGEESCHPGMAGPAPSFRLNSEELMRDVAGRDRSLAGVLNPAPGLVTAAEVMSDLFSPSKCDMWKGQDWQPQVAGKGLSERHPSQPTSPTSGGTSCSAYYNLSSGKAELLNKMKELPGASVEEEEPDHDLAQKKVQLIESISRKLAVLQEAQRGLQDDINANVILGKEVESHVKGVCKPHEFEKFRLFIGDLDKVVNLLLSLSGRLARVENALGSLDSDAPEEEKLALLEKKRQLTTQLEDAKELQEHVAQRERVFFASVSRCLPSEQLQDYQHFVRMKSALAIQQRQLDDKIKLGEEQLRCLRESLRRMPRDC; this is encoded by the exons ATGGCGCGGCCGGCGGGGGAGGAAGCGCAGTCGCGGCGGCGGGAGAGCCCGACGGCGAGCCGGCTGCTGGTCTCCTTCCAGTACGTGCACGTGCAGCTGGGTGGCGGCGCGCCCTGGGGCTTCACTCTGCGCGGGGGGCTGGAGCACGGCGAGCCCCTCATCGTCTCCAAG GTGGAGGATGGCGGGAAGGCAGCCTTGTCACAGAAGATGCGCCCTGGGGACGAGCTGGTGAACATCAACGGGACCCCACTATACGGCTCTCGGCAGGAGGCTCTGATCCTCATCAAGGGCTCCTACCGCACACTCAAGATGATCATCAGGAG GAGGAACGTGCCCGTCATCAGGCCTCACTCATGGCACCTGGCCAAGCTGTCCGAGGTCCGGACTGAGACTGCCACCATGCACTTTCCTGCGGATGCCTTCAGCCTCTCCTGGCACTCGGGATGTGACACCAG CGACCTACCCTTGCCCTGGAACCCACTGTCCCGCCACTGCAGCACCGACAAGAGCAGCTCCCTTGGGAGCATGGAGAGTCTGGACCAGCCAGGCCAGACCTACTACGAGGGCAGCCTCTCTCCCATCGACCAGGCCATGTACCAGAACAAGCGTGACTCTGCCTACAGCTCTTTCTCTGCCAGCTCCAACACTTCTGACTCTGCTCTGAGACCTGAGGAGAACAGCTCTACTGAATACATCCAGCAAGGCCAGCTGCCGGAGCCCCGCTACCTGCAGACCGGCAGTGACGGTAGCGAAACATCGGGAACAGCGAGCCTGCCTTTCCTGGGCAGCCAGCTTAACCCCACTGCCAAGCCAGCCTCCTGCACTCAGGAAAGTCACTTTCCCAGCTCTGCCAAAGCCTttgcccctccccagccccccgtGAGGCAGGACAGCTTGCGAGCTTGCAacccctccccagccagcacggaGACACAAGGGGCCTTGCCCCAGGCTGATTCTCTGCACCCCAAAGGCAGGTGGACCtcagacatttctctctctctgcgcAGCAGAGACCCTGAAGGGACCTGCAGGCAGTTGGCTTCTGCAAGCCACACCAAAGAATCTCTCCCCACAGATCAGTACTATCTGCTGAGCTCCCACACAGAGAGCCACCAACCCATGGAAAGAGGAGCGCAGAGCATGGAGTCGCTTTTGAATGAGGAGGTCCCAGGAGTTCCCCCTCCGGAAGAGCCTGCCCAGGGCATGGACAGCAAAGAAAGTGAAGCTGAGCTGGGCAGCTGTAACAACATCTCTCCTTTTCCTTGGAAGGACTGTTGGTCAGGACAGTTGGCTCACCGGCACAGTGCCCCTGAGCAACTGCTGGCTGCCCAGTTGCAGGCTCTGAAGGTAGCCCATAGCccggagggacctcagtggactGTTTCTCCGTTGCACGTGGAGAGCAAGACTCCCAGAACTCAGGAGTCATGGCAGACCCAGGGCCGCAGCTGCCCGAACCCCACTGGCCAAGCACAAGAGCCGGACCTTTGCTCAGTGTCAGGGGAAAGGTCTTGGTCTCCCAAGAGCTGCCACGCAGTTCCAGAGAGGCCCAGGAGTGCCTCAGTTGAGCTGCCTTCATCCCTGTTGATGCAGCCTTCAGGTGATGCCAACTCAGGCCCCAAGGCTGTCCTCGTAATGGATGCTTCAACAAAGGAAGAGGGACAAGACAGTGAAGGGAGCCGGCCTGCCACAAGGAAGGGAGGCTCAGCTCCACACCGCTCAGCCCAGATGCGCCGGCGCAGCGACCGTTTCGCCACCAATCTGCGCAACGAGATCCAGTGGCGGAAGGCCCAGCTCCAGAAAGCCAAAGGCTCTGCTATGCTCCTGTATGGAGAGGAGCCAGTGCCAGAAACAGAAGAACCCCCTGACAGCCCCACTGCTCCTGccccttctcctccacctccctctgcCCCTTTTCCTCCAGCCTTCCCAGCAGAGAGCAGGCCACACAGAACTGCTGGCCCCAAGCGCTGGGGCTCTGAGCTGAGTGTGCTGCGAGGAGAGGTTGTTTCTCAGAGCCCTGACTGGGTGCCTCCAGAGTCCAAATGGAAGGCCCCCTTGCCAGACCCTGAGAAGCCCCTGGCAGCTCTGCCGTTGCCGTCTGGGGGAAGAGGCCGCTGGCGGTGGTCTCCAGAGCACAAACTGCAGCCACACTCCCTGAGCCCCCAGGGGCCAGAGCCGGGCTCACCATCGCGGCCTCCAGAGGAATCTGGCCTTCTGCCATTTGCTGACAGGCGGAAGTTCTTCGAGGAAACAAGTAAGGCTCCAGCCTCTGCCCACGTAGCCTCCCGCCATGGCAGGCCTGTAGGTCCACATCCCAGAGGGGTGGAGCAAAATGCTTTCCAGCCAGTGAGTTCTGAGcacagggaccagcgccggcacTCCATGGACCATTCCTATGGCCCTCCATCCTCACCTCCCGTCTACCCAGAGTTCCGGTCAGAGGTGTCTGGGTTTTACAAGCCCCTGGCCCGACACAGGGATAGTGAGTGTTGGCGGTCCCTTCCATGTGCTTGTGCAACCCGAGAAGCCTGTGCctactgctgtggggagaggtgCCCCGCCTTGCTTCAGAGGAACATGCAGGTGCCATCCAGCCACTGTACCCACCGCTGCCACCCTCGCCCTTGGGCCCGCTGCTCAGACTGCTGCTGCCAAGCGCAacacaagctcttggaggatggagcTCCCTGGCCAGCCAGGAAGACCTACCCGCCG gaatttcccatggAAGATTGGGAGCCTCCAGCAATGAACAGAAAGAACAGTCAGTCAATGAG CGAACTGGCGCAACAGAAGATGGGCTTTGTGCGGGTCAGCCCCATCTGGCCCTGCTCAGAAAACATTGAGCAGGAGTGGGCTCCTTTCTGCCGGGCTTTGTCCACCCACAGCCTCTCTTGGGACTGCGAGAGGCAAGGCCGAGCTGCAGAGATCCCAGCCTGTGAGGAGAGTGCTGCTGAACCATGCAAGCACCCACTGCGCGAAAGGGCATATTCCGAAAGCCATCTTTGTGGAGAGGCAGGCAGCGCTTCCAGAAGACAGAGGCAAGAGGCCCCACTGGCCAAATTGGAGGAGTTACCTTTCCCAGCCAGAAAGAAGGGCCCGCCCCCTccacgccccccacccccaaagtgggAGAAGTACCACCCACGCCGTGCCTCCCACCAGCAGCTGCTTCCCCCTGAGGCTGGCCTATCAGCAGTCCTGGAAGACCCTTGCTCCTCCAGCCAGAACAGCACAGACATGGCCAGGCAGCGGTCTCAGAGCCTTCCCCTGGAGCAGCTGTGGGGCAATGCAGCCCAGGAGTCCCAGCCCAGGCCTCAGGGAACTGCGTCGCCCACGGAGCATAGCAACCTGCACTACTACTGCCATGGCTCGCCACGTAGGACTCCAGAGTGGCCAACTCCAGAACTAAGTGGCGAGAGTGACTCCTCCAG GCCAGCGAGTTCCCTGGCAGAGGAAGCAAAATCTGAGCCCTTGTGGGATAAGGAGCAGAATGCAGTGTCTAGCAGAGGCCCAGAGCTGCCCCGGGCCAGCCCCTCCAGTCTGA GCTCCAAAGAGTACGAGGCTGCGCAAGAGGGTGCTGGAGAAGAGAGCTGCCATCCAGGCATGGCAGGCCCAGCCCCATCTTTCCGCTTGAACTCAGAGGAGCTGATGAGGGATGTGGCAGGCAGGGACCGCTCCCTGGCTGGTGTGCTGAACCCGGCCCCAGGATTGGTGACAGCGGCTGAAGTGATGAGTGAcctcttctcccccagcaagtGTGACATGTGGAAGGGGCAGGACTGGCAACCACAGGTGGCTGGCAAGGGACTCTCTGAGAG GCATCCATCTCAGCCTACCTCCCCAACCTCAGGAGGCACCTCCTGTTCAGCCTATTACAACCTGTCATCTGGAAAGGCTGAGTTGCTGAACAAGATGAAGGAGCTGCCGGGAGCcagtgtggaggaggaggagccagacCACGATCTGGCCCAGAAGAAG GTGCAGCTGATCGAGAGCATCAGCCGGAAGCTGGCGGTGTTGCAGGAGGCCCAGCGAGGCTTACAGGATGACATTAACGCCAATGTAATCCTGGGCAAAGAAGTGGAGAGTCACGTCAAGGGGGTCTGCAAGCCCCATGAATTTGAGAAGTTTCGCCTCTTCATTGGAGACCTGGACAAAGTAGTCAACCTGCTTCTCTCACTGTCGGGCCGATTGGCCCGGGTGGAGAATGCCCTTGGCAGCCTGGACTCTGATGCCCCAGAGGAAGAAAAG CTGGCCCTACTGGAGAAGAAGCGGCAGCTGACAACCCAGCTAGAGGATGCCAAGGAGCTGCAGGAGCACGTTGCTCAGCGGGAGCGTGTGTTCTTTGCCAGTGTGTCACGCTGCCTGCCCAGCGAACAGCTGCAGGACTACCAGCATTTTGTGCGCATGAAGTCGGCGCTTGCCATCCAGCAGCGGCAGCTGGACGACAAGATCAAGCTGGGCGAGGAGCAGCTCCGCTGCCTGCGAGAGAGCCTGCGCCGGATGCCCCGGGACTGTTAG